One genomic window of Monodelphis domestica isolate mMonDom1 chromosome 1, mMonDom1.pri, whole genome shotgun sequence includes the following:
- the SNPH gene encoding syntaphilin isoform X4 yields the protein MADVTVAAAPIPPLTRTRSLMAMSLPGSRRPSTGSRSRGLYGRNGLAVFSQCSPSSDTQLGPPPLLPASRRTSPPVSMRDTYGTSSLSSSSNSGSYKGSDSSPTPRRSMKYTLCSDNHGIKPPTPEQYLTPLQQKEVCIRHLRARLKDTQDRLQDRDSEIDDLKSQLSRMQEDWIEEECHRVEAQLALKEARKEIRQLKQVIDTVKNNLIDKDKGLQKYFVDINIQNKKLETLLHSMEVAQNGTVKEDGAGGSSGGSPARSLTRSSTYTKLSDQAPGDRNPGDLQSASTEEVGDSGFAVADDTLSRTELLEASSLLSSGVDCGPDEASLQSSFTLGSRLPTSSTYEKLLGGSGGGGVEAGVQASCMQERAIQTDFVHYQPDLDTILEKVMKAQTCGLASPGPSPAWAPGPDTEDGGAGVEMPSGFQGPMDLIPADPNSAVVVTVGEEPAAAPVTHGPSPHVPSLNPSVSIACPVDEEAGEVAAEPKSYWSRHFIVDLLAVVVPAVPTVAWLCRSQRRQGQPIYNISSLLRGCCTVALHSIRKISCRSVGTSGPVGTGGSSQL from the exons CCGCGGCACCCATCCCGCCCCTCACCAGGACCCGCAGCCTCATGGCCATGTCCCTGCCTGGGAGCCGAAGGCCCTCCACGGGATCTCGCAG CCGGGGGCTGTATGGACGAAATGGGCTGGCCGTGTTCTCTCAATGTTCACCATCCTCTGACACCCAGCTTGGGCCTCCACctcttcttcctgcctccaggcgtACCTCACCCCCCGTGAGCATGCGGGATACCTATGGTACCTCCTcactcagcagcagcagcaactcTGGCTCCTATAAGGGCAGTGACAGCAGCCCCACGCCAAG ACGCTCGATGAAGTACACCTTGTGCAGTGATAATCATGGCATCAAGCCCCCAACTCCAGAGCAGTACCTGACGCCCCTGCAGCAAAAGGAAGTCTGCATCCGGCACCTGAGGGCTCGGCTGAAAGACACACAGGATCGTCTCCAAGACAG GGATTCGGAGATTGACGACCTGAAGAGCCAACTGTCTCGGATGCAAGAGGACTGGATCGAGGAGGAATGCCACCGGGTGGAGGCGCAGCTGGCTCTCAAGGAGGCCCGCAAGGAGATCCGGCAGCTCAAGCAGGTGATCGACACGGTCAAGAATAACCTCATAGACAAAGACAAGGGGCTGCAGAAGTACTTTGTGGACATCAACATCCAGAACAAGAAGCTGGAGACCTTGTTGCACAGCATGGAGGTGGCCCAGAACGGGACGGTGAAGGAGGACGGGGCGGGCGGCTCCTCGGGGGGCTCTCCTGCGCGCTCCCTGACCCGAAGCTCCACCTACACCAAGCTGAGCGACCAGGCCCCCGGCGACCGCAACCCCGGAGACCTGCAGAGTGCGTCTACGGAAGAGGTGGGTGACAGCGGCTTCGCGGTGGCGGATGACACGCTGAGCCGGACGGAACTGTTGGAGGCGAGCAGCCTGCTCTCCTCCGGGGTGGACTGTGGCCCGGATGAAGCCTCTCTCCAGAGCTCCTTCACCTTGGGCTCCCGCCTCCCAACCAGCTCCACCTATGAGAAGCTGCTGGGGGGCAGCGGGGGCGGAGGGGTGGAGGCGGGTGTGCAGGCCAGCTGCATGCAAGAGCGGGCCATTCAGACGGACTTTGTGCATTACCAGCCCGACCTAGACACTATCCTGGAGAAAGTAATGAAGGCCCAGACCTGCGGGCTGGCCAGCCCCGGTCCTAGCCCTGCCTGGGCCCCCGGGCCGGACACGGAGGATGGAGGGGCTGGCGTAGAGATGCCCTCAGGCTTCCAGGGGCCCATGGACCTGATACCAGCGGACCCTAATTCGGCCGTGGTGGTGACGGTAGGAGAGGAGCCAGCGGCGGCCCCAGTGACCCACGGCCCTTCCCCGCACGTGCCCAGCCTGAACCCGTCAGTGAGCATCGCCTGCCCTGTGGATGAAGAGGCCGGCGAGGTCGCGGCGGAGCCCAAAAGCTATTGGAGCCGCCACTTCATTGTGGATCTGCTTGCGGTGGTGGTCCCGGCGGTGCCAACAGTGGCCTGGCTGTGCCGCTCCCAGCGGCGCCAAGGCCAGCCCATATACAATATAAGCTCCCTGCTTCGGGGATGCTGCACCGTGGCCTTGCACTCCATCCGCAAGATTAGCTGCCGATCTGTGGGCACTTCCGGGCCTGTAGGCACCGGGGGCAGCTCCCAGCTGTGA
- the SNPH gene encoding syntaphilin isoform X7 produces MADVTVAAAPIPPLTRTRSLMAMSLPGSRRPSTGSRRRTSPPVSMRDTYGTSSLSSSSNSGSYKGSDSSPTPRRSMKYTLCSDNHGIKPPTPEQYLTPLQQKEVCIRHLRARLKDTQDRLQDRDSEIDDLKSQLSRMQEDWIEEECHRVEAQLALKEARKEIRQLKQVIDTVKNNLIDKDKGLQKYFVDINIQNKKLETLLHSMEVAQNGTVKEDGAGGSSGGSPARSLTRSSTYTKLSDQAPGDRNPGDLQSASTEEVGDSGFAVADDTLSRTELLEASSLLSSGVDCGPDEASLQSSFTLGSRLPTSSTYEKLLGGSGGGGVEAGVQASCMQERAIQTDFVHYQPDLDTILEKVMKAQTCGLASPGPSPAWAPGPDTEDGGAGVEMPSGFQGPMDLIPADPNSAVVVTVGEEPAAAPVTHGPSPHVPSLNPSVSIACPVDEEAGEVAAEPKSYWSRHFIVDLLAVVVPAVPTVAWLCRSQRRQGQPIYNISSLLRGCCTVALHSIRKISCRSVGTSGPVGTGGSSQL; encoded by the exons CCGCGGCACCCATCCCGCCCCTCACCAGGACCCGCAGCCTCATGGCCATGTCCCTGCCTGGGAGCCGAAGGCCCTCCACGGGATCTCGCAG gcgtACCTCACCCCCCGTGAGCATGCGGGATACCTATGGTACCTCCTcactcagcagcagcagcaactcTGGCTCCTATAAGGGCAGTGACAGCAGCCCCACGCCAAG ACGCTCGATGAAGTACACCTTGTGCAGTGATAATCATGGCATCAAGCCCCCAACTCCAGAGCAGTACCTGACGCCCCTGCAGCAAAAGGAAGTCTGCATCCGGCACCTGAGGGCTCGGCTGAAAGACACACAGGATCGTCTCCAAGACAG GGATTCGGAGATTGACGACCTGAAGAGCCAACTGTCTCGGATGCAAGAGGACTGGATCGAGGAGGAATGCCACCGGGTGGAGGCGCAGCTGGCTCTCAAGGAGGCCCGCAAGGAGATCCGGCAGCTCAAGCAGGTGATCGACACGGTCAAGAATAACCTCATAGACAAAGACAAGGGGCTGCAGAAGTACTTTGTGGACATCAACATCCAGAACAAGAAGCTGGAGACCTTGTTGCACAGCATGGAGGTGGCCCAGAACGGGACGGTGAAGGAGGACGGGGCGGGCGGCTCCTCGGGGGGCTCTCCTGCGCGCTCCCTGACCCGAAGCTCCACCTACACCAAGCTGAGCGACCAGGCCCCCGGCGACCGCAACCCCGGAGACCTGCAGAGTGCGTCTACGGAAGAGGTGGGTGACAGCGGCTTCGCGGTGGCGGATGACACGCTGAGCCGGACGGAACTGTTGGAGGCGAGCAGCCTGCTCTCCTCCGGGGTGGACTGTGGCCCGGATGAAGCCTCTCTCCAGAGCTCCTTCACCTTGGGCTCCCGCCTCCCAACCAGCTCCACCTATGAGAAGCTGCTGGGGGGCAGCGGGGGCGGAGGGGTGGAGGCGGGTGTGCAGGCCAGCTGCATGCAAGAGCGGGCCATTCAGACGGACTTTGTGCATTACCAGCCCGACCTAGACACTATCCTGGAGAAAGTAATGAAGGCCCAGACCTGCGGGCTGGCCAGCCCCGGTCCTAGCCCTGCCTGGGCCCCCGGGCCGGACACGGAGGATGGAGGGGCTGGCGTAGAGATGCCCTCAGGCTTCCAGGGGCCCATGGACCTGATACCAGCGGACCCTAATTCGGCCGTGGTGGTGACGGTAGGAGAGGAGCCAGCGGCGGCCCCAGTGACCCACGGCCCTTCCCCGCACGTGCCCAGCCTGAACCCGTCAGTGAGCATCGCCTGCCCTGTGGATGAAGAGGCCGGCGAGGTCGCGGCGGAGCCCAAAAGCTATTGGAGCCGCCACTTCATTGTGGATCTGCTTGCGGTGGTGGTCCCGGCGGTGCCAACAGTGGCCTGGCTGTGCCGCTCCCAGCGGCGCCAAGGCCAGCCCATATACAATATAAGCTCCCTGCTTCGGGGATGCTGCACCGTGGCCTTGCACTCCATCCGCAAGATTAGCTGCCGATCTGTGGGCACTTCCGGGCCTGTAGGCACCGGGGGCAGCTCCCAGCTGTGA
- the SNPH gene encoding syntaphilin isoform X5 has translation MPGGGPSERMTWPGPALPSAVPTRPFSSAAAPIPPLTRTRSLMAMSLPGSRRPSTGSRRRTSPPVSMRDTYGTSSLSSSSNSGSYKGSDSSPTPRRSMKYTLCSDNHGIKPPTPEQYLTPLQQKEVCIRHLRARLKDTQDRLQDRDSEIDDLKSQLSRMQEDWIEEECHRVEAQLALKEARKEIRQLKQVIDTVKNNLIDKDKGLQKYFVDINIQNKKLETLLHSMEVAQNGTVKEDGAGGSSGGSPARSLTRSSTYTKLSDQAPGDRNPGDLQSASTEEVGDSGFAVADDTLSRTELLEASSLLSSGVDCGPDEASLQSSFTLGSRLPTSSTYEKLLGGSGGGGVEAGVQASCMQERAIQTDFVHYQPDLDTILEKVMKAQTCGLASPGPSPAWAPGPDTEDGGAGVEMPSGFQGPMDLIPADPNSAVVVTVGEEPAAAPVTHGPSPHVPSLNPSVSIACPVDEEAGEVAAEPKSYWSRHFIVDLLAVVVPAVPTVAWLCRSQRRQGQPIYNISSLLRGCCTVALHSIRKISCRSVGTSGPVGTGGSSQL, from the exons ATGCCAGGCGGTGGCCCCAGCGAGAGGATGACCTGGCCAGGGCCGGCCCTGCCCTCGGCCGTCCCAACCCGCCCTTTCTCCTCAGCCGCGGCACCCATCCCGCCCCTCACCAGGACCCGCAGCCTCATGGCCATGTCCCTGCCTGGGAGCCGAAGGCCCTCCACGGGATCTCGCAG gcgtACCTCACCCCCCGTGAGCATGCGGGATACCTATGGTACCTCCTcactcagcagcagcagcaactcTGGCTCCTATAAGGGCAGTGACAGCAGCCCCACGCCAAG ACGCTCGATGAAGTACACCTTGTGCAGTGATAATCATGGCATCAAGCCCCCAACTCCAGAGCAGTACCTGACGCCCCTGCAGCAAAAGGAAGTCTGCATCCGGCACCTGAGGGCTCGGCTGAAAGACACACAGGATCGTCTCCAAGACAG GGATTCGGAGATTGACGACCTGAAGAGCCAACTGTCTCGGATGCAAGAGGACTGGATCGAGGAGGAATGCCACCGGGTGGAGGCGCAGCTGGCTCTCAAGGAGGCCCGCAAGGAGATCCGGCAGCTCAAGCAGGTGATCGACACGGTCAAGAATAACCTCATAGACAAAGACAAGGGGCTGCAGAAGTACTTTGTGGACATCAACATCCAGAACAAGAAGCTGGAGACCTTGTTGCACAGCATGGAGGTGGCCCAGAACGGGACGGTGAAGGAGGACGGGGCGGGCGGCTCCTCGGGGGGCTCTCCTGCGCGCTCCCTGACCCGAAGCTCCACCTACACCAAGCTGAGCGACCAGGCCCCCGGCGACCGCAACCCCGGAGACCTGCAGAGTGCGTCTACGGAAGAGGTGGGTGACAGCGGCTTCGCGGTGGCGGATGACACGCTGAGCCGGACGGAACTGTTGGAGGCGAGCAGCCTGCTCTCCTCCGGGGTGGACTGTGGCCCGGATGAAGCCTCTCTCCAGAGCTCCTTCACCTTGGGCTCCCGCCTCCCAACCAGCTCCACCTATGAGAAGCTGCTGGGGGGCAGCGGGGGCGGAGGGGTGGAGGCGGGTGTGCAGGCCAGCTGCATGCAAGAGCGGGCCATTCAGACGGACTTTGTGCATTACCAGCCCGACCTAGACACTATCCTGGAGAAAGTAATGAAGGCCCAGACCTGCGGGCTGGCCAGCCCCGGTCCTAGCCCTGCCTGGGCCCCCGGGCCGGACACGGAGGATGGAGGGGCTGGCGTAGAGATGCCCTCAGGCTTCCAGGGGCCCATGGACCTGATACCAGCGGACCCTAATTCGGCCGTGGTGGTGACGGTAGGAGAGGAGCCAGCGGCGGCCCCAGTGACCCACGGCCCTTCCCCGCACGTGCCCAGCCTGAACCCGTCAGTGAGCATCGCCTGCCCTGTGGATGAAGAGGCCGGCGAGGTCGCGGCGGAGCCCAAAAGCTATTGGAGCCGCCACTTCATTGTGGATCTGCTTGCGGTGGTGGTCCCGGCGGTGCCAACAGTGGCCTGGCTGTGCCGCTCCCAGCGGCGCCAAGGCCAGCCCATATACAATATAAGCTCCCTGCTTCGGGGATGCTGCACCGTGGCCTTGCACTCCATCCGCAAGATTAGCTGCCGATCTGTGGGCACTTCCGGGCCTGTAGGCACCGGGGGCAGCTCCCAGCTGTGA
- the SNPH gene encoding syntaphilin isoform X1 → MADVTAEAAGASSAQGALSPRVSQGPCPRPEGVRGAEAAMPGGGPSERMTWPGPALPSAVPTRPFSSAAAPIPPLTRTRSLMAMSLPGSRRPSTGSRSRGLYGRNGLAVFSQCSPSSDTQLGPPPLLPASRRTSPPVSMRDTYGTSSLSSSSNSGSYKGSDSSPTPRRSMKYTLCSDNHGIKPPTPEQYLTPLQQKEVCIRHLRARLKDTQDRLQDRDSEIDDLKSQLSRMQEDWIEEECHRVEAQLALKEARKEIRQLKQVIDTVKNNLIDKDKGLQKYFVDINIQNKKLETLLHSMEVAQNGTVKEDGAGGSSGGSPARSLTRSSTYTKLSDQAPGDRNPGDLQSASTEEVGDSGFAVADDTLSRTELLEASSLLSSGVDCGPDEASLQSSFTLGSRLPTSSTYEKLLGGSGGGGVEAGVQASCMQERAIQTDFVHYQPDLDTILEKVMKAQTCGLASPGPSPAWAPGPDTEDGGAGVEMPSGFQGPMDLIPADPNSAVVVTVGEEPAAAPVTHGPSPHVPSLNPSVSIACPVDEEAGEVAAEPKSYWSRHFIVDLLAVVVPAVPTVAWLCRSQRRQGQPIYNISSLLRGCCTVALHSIRKISCRSVGTSGPVGTGGSSQL, encoded by the exons GCTGAGGCAGCAGGGGCCTCCTCCGCCCAGGGCGCGCTCAGCCCTAGGGTAAGCCAGGGGCCCTGTCCAAGGCCCGAAGGGGTGAGAGGAGCTGAGGCAGCCATGCCAGGCGGTGGCCCCAGCGAGAGGATGACCTGGCCAGGGCCGGCCCTGCCCTCGGCCGTCCCAACCCGCCCTTTCTCCTCAGCCGCGGCACCCATCCCGCCCCTCACCAGGACCCGCAGCCTCATGGCCATGTCCCTGCCTGGGAGCCGAAGGCCCTCCACGGGATCTCGCAG CCGGGGGCTGTATGGACGAAATGGGCTGGCCGTGTTCTCTCAATGTTCACCATCCTCTGACACCCAGCTTGGGCCTCCACctcttcttcctgcctccaggcgtACCTCACCCCCCGTGAGCATGCGGGATACCTATGGTACCTCCTcactcagcagcagcagcaactcTGGCTCCTATAAGGGCAGTGACAGCAGCCCCACGCCAAG ACGCTCGATGAAGTACACCTTGTGCAGTGATAATCATGGCATCAAGCCCCCAACTCCAGAGCAGTACCTGACGCCCCTGCAGCAAAAGGAAGTCTGCATCCGGCACCTGAGGGCTCGGCTGAAAGACACACAGGATCGTCTCCAAGACAG GGATTCGGAGATTGACGACCTGAAGAGCCAACTGTCTCGGATGCAAGAGGACTGGATCGAGGAGGAATGCCACCGGGTGGAGGCGCAGCTGGCTCTCAAGGAGGCCCGCAAGGAGATCCGGCAGCTCAAGCAGGTGATCGACACGGTCAAGAATAACCTCATAGACAAAGACAAGGGGCTGCAGAAGTACTTTGTGGACATCAACATCCAGAACAAGAAGCTGGAGACCTTGTTGCACAGCATGGAGGTGGCCCAGAACGGGACGGTGAAGGAGGACGGGGCGGGCGGCTCCTCGGGGGGCTCTCCTGCGCGCTCCCTGACCCGAAGCTCCACCTACACCAAGCTGAGCGACCAGGCCCCCGGCGACCGCAACCCCGGAGACCTGCAGAGTGCGTCTACGGAAGAGGTGGGTGACAGCGGCTTCGCGGTGGCGGATGACACGCTGAGCCGGACGGAACTGTTGGAGGCGAGCAGCCTGCTCTCCTCCGGGGTGGACTGTGGCCCGGATGAAGCCTCTCTCCAGAGCTCCTTCACCTTGGGCTCCCGCCTCCCAACCAGCTCCACCTATGAGAAGCTGCTGGGGGGCAGCGGGGGCGGAGGGGTGGAGGCGGGTGTGCAGGCCAGCTGCATGCAAGAGCGGGCCATTCAGACGGACTTTGTGCATTACCAGCCCGACCTAGACACTATCCTGGAGAAAGTAATGAAGGCCCAGACCTGCGGGCTGGCCAGCCCCGGTCCTAGCCCTGCCTGGGCCCCCGGGCCGGACACGGAGGATGGAGGGGCTGGCGTAGAGATGCCCTCAGGCTTCCAGGGGCCCATGGACCTGATACCAGCGGACCCTAATTCGGCCGTGGTGGTGACGGTAGGAGAGGAGCCAGCGGCGGCCCCAGTGACCCACGGCCCTTCCCCGCACGTGCCCAGCCTGAACCCGTCAGTGAGCATCGCCTGCCCTGTGGATGAAGAGGCCGGCGAGGTCGCGGCGGAGCCCAAAAGCTATTGGAGCCGCCACTTCATTGTGGATCTGCTTGCGGTGGTGGTCCCGGCGGTGCCAACAGTGGCCTGGCTGTGCCGCTCCCAGCGGCGCCAAGGCCAGCCCATATACAATATAAGCTCCCTGCTTCGGGGATGCTGCACCGTGGCCTTGCACTCCATCCGCAAGATTAGCTGCCGATCTGTGGGCACTTCCGGGCCTGTAGGCACCGGGGGCAGCTCCCAGCTGTGA
- the SNPH gene encoding syntaphilin isoform X2: protein MADVTAEAAGASSAQGALSPRVSQGPCPRPEGVRGAEAAMPGGGPSERMTWPGPALPSAVPTRPFSSAAAPIPPLTRTRSLMAMSLPGSRRPSTGSRRRTSPPVSMRDTYGTSSLSSSSNSGSYKGSDSSPTPRRSMKYTLCSDNHGIKPPTPEQYLTPLQQKEVCIRHLRARLKDTQDRLQDRDSEIDDLKSQLSRMQEDWIEEECHRVEAQLALKEARKEIRQLKQVIDTVKNNLIDKDKGLQKYFVDINIQNKKLETLLHSMEVAQNGTVKEDGAGGSSGGSPARSLTRSSTYTKLSDQAPGDRNPGDLQSASTEEVGDSGFAVADDTLSRTELLEASSLLSSGVDCGPDEASLQSSFTLGSRLPTSSTYEKLLGGSGGGGVEAGVQASCMQERAIQTDFVHYQPDLDTILEKVMKAQTCGLASPGPSPAWAPGPDTEDGGAGVEMPSGFQGPMDLIPADPNSAVVVTVGEEPAAAPVTHGPSPHVPSLNPSVSIACPVDEEAGEVAAEPKSYWSRHFIVDLLAVVVPAVPTVAWLCRSQRRQGQPIYNISSLLRGCCTVALHSIRKISCRSVGTSGPVGTGGSSQL, encoded by the exons GCTGAGGCAGCAGGGGCCTCCTCCGCCCAGGGCGCGCTCAGCCCTAGGGTAAGCCAGGGGCCCTGTCCAAGGCCCGAAGGGGTGAGAGGAGCTGAGGCAGCCATGCCAGGCGGTGGCCCCAGCGAGAGGATGACCTGGCCAGGGCCGGCCCTGCCCTCGGCCGTCCCAACCCGCCCTTTCTCCTCAGCCGCGGCACCCATCCCGCCCCTCACCAGGACCCGCAGCCTCATGGCCATGTCCCTGCCTGGGAGCCGAAGGCCCTCCACGGGATCTCGCAG gcgtACCTCACCCCCCGTGAGCATGCGGGATACCTATGGTACCTCCTcactcagcagcagcagcaactcTGGCTCCTATAAGGGCAGTGACAGCAGCCCCACGCCAAG ACGCTCGATGAAGTACACCTTGTGCAGTGATAATCATGGCATCAAGCCCCCAACTCCAGAGCAGTACCTGACGCCCCTGCAGCAAAAGGAAGTCTGCATCCGGCACCTGAGGGCTCGGCTGAAAGACACACAGGATCGTCTCCAAGACAG GGATTCGGAGATTGACGACCTGAAGAGCCAACTGTCTCGGATGCAAGAGGACTGGATCGAGGAGGAATGCCACCGGGTGGAGGCGCAGCTGGCTCTCAAGGAGGCCCGCAAGGAGATCCGGCAGCTCAAGCAGGTGATCGACACGGTCAAGAATAACCTCATAGACAAAGACAAGGGGCTGCAGAAGTACTTTGTGGACATCAACATCCAGAACAAGAAGCTGGAGACCTTGTTGCACAGCATGGAGGTGGCCCAGAACGGGACGGTGAAGGAGGACGGGGCGGGCGGCTCCTCGGGGGGCTCTCCTGCGCGCTCCCTGACCCGAAGCTCCACCTACACCAAGCTGAGCGACCAGGCCCCCGGCGACCGCAACCCCGGAGACCTGCAGAGTGCGTCTACGGAAGAGGTGGGTGACAGCGGCTTCGCGGTGGCGGATGACACGCTGAGCCGGACGGAACTGTTGGAGGCGAGCAGCCTGCTCTCCTCCGGGGTGGACTGTGGCCCGGATGAAGCCTCTCTCCAGAGCTCCTTCACCTTGGGCTCCCGCCTCCCAACCAGCTCCACCTATGAGAAGCTGCTGGGGGGCAGCGGGGGCGGAGGGGTGGAGGCGGGTGTGCAGGCCAGCTGCATGCAAGAGCGGGCCATTCAGACGGACTTTGTGCATTACCAGCCCGACCTAGACACTATCCTGGAGAAAGTAATGAAGGCCCAGACCTGCGGGCTGGCCAGCCCCGGTCCTAGCCCTGCCTGGGCCCCCGGGCCGGACACGGAGGATGGAGGGGCTGGCGTAGAGATGCCCTCAGGCTTCCAGGGGCCCATGGACCTGATACCAGCGGACCCTAATTCGGCCGTGGTGGTGACGGTAGGAGAGGAGCCAGCGGCGGCCCCAGTGACCCACGGCCCTTCCCCGCACGTGCCCAGCCTGAACCCGTCAGTGAGCATCGCCTGCCCTGTGGATGAAGAGGCCGGCGAGGTCGCGGCGGAGCCCAAAAGCTATTGGAGCCGCCACTTCATTGTGGATCTGCTTGCGGTGGTGGTCCCGGCGGTGCCAACAGTGGCCTGGCTGTGCCGCTCCCAGCGGCGCCAAGGCCAGCCCATATACAATATAAGCTCCCTGCTTCGGGGATGCTGCACCGTGGCCTTGCACTCCATCCGCAAGATTAGCTGCCGATCTGTGGGCACTTCCGGGCCTGTAGGCACCGGGGGCAGCTCCCAGCTGTGA
- the SNPH gene encoding syntaphilin isoform X3: protein MPGGGPSERMTWPGPALPSAVPTRPFSSAAAPIPPLTRTRSLMAMSLPGSRRPSTGSRSRGLYGRNGLAVFSQCSPSSDTQLGPPPLLPASRRTSPPVSMRDTYGTSSLSSSSNSGSYKGSDSSPTPRRSMKYTLCSDNHGIKPPTPEQYLTPLQQKEVCIRHLRARLKDTQDRLQDRDSEIDDLKSQLSRMQEDWIEEECHRVEAQLALKEARKEIRQLKQVIDTVKNNLIDKDKGLQKYFVDINIQNKKLETLLHSMEVAQNGTVKEDGAGGSSGGSPARSLTRSSTYTKLSDQAPGDRNPGDLQSASTEEVGDSGFAVADDTLSRTELLEASSLLSSGVDCGPDEASLQSSFTLGSRLPTSSTYEKLLGGSGGGGVEAGVQASCMQERAIQTDFVHYQPDLDTILEKVMKAQTCGLASPGPSPAWAPGPDTEDGGAGVEMPSGFQGPMDLIPADPNSAVVVTVGEEPAAAPVTHGPSPHVPSLNPSVSIACPVDEEAGEVAAEPKSYWSRHFIVDLLAVVVPAVPTVAWLCRSQRRQGQPIYNISSLLRGCCTVALHSIRKISCRSVGTSGPVGTGGSSQL from the exons ATGCCAGGCGGTGGCCCCAGCGAGAGGATGACCTGGCCAGGGCCGGCCCTGCCCTCGGCCGTCCCAACCCGCCCTTTCTCCTCAGCCGCGGCACCCATCCCGCCCCTCACCAGGACCCGCAGCCTCATGGCCATGTCCCTGCCTGGGAGCCGAAGGCCCTCCACGGGATCTCGCAG CCGGGGGCTGTATGGACGAAATGGGCTGGCCGTGTTCTCTCAATGTTCACCATCCTCTGACACCCAGCTTGGGCCTCCACctcttcttcctgcctccaggcgtACCTCACCCCCCGTGAGCATGCGGGATACCTATGGTACCTCCTcactcagcagcagcagcaactcTGGCTCCTATAAGGGCAGTGACAGCAGCCCCACGCCAAG ACGCTCGATGAAGTACACCTTGTGCAGTGATAATCATGGCATCAAGCCCCCAACTCCAGAGCAGTACCTGACGCCCCTGCAGCAAAAGGAAGTCTGCATCCGGCACCTGAGGGCTCGGCTGAAAGACACACAGGATCGTCTCCAAGACAG GGATTCGGAGATTGACGACCTGAAGAGCCAACTGTCTCGGATGCAAGAGGACTGGATCGAGGAGGAATGCCACCGGGTGGAGGCGCAGCTGGCTCTCAAGGAGGCCCGCAAGGAGATCCGGCAGCTCAAGCAGGTGATCGACACGGTCAAGAATAACCTCATAGACAAAGACAAGGGGCTGCAGAAGTACTTTGTGGACATCAACATCCAGAACAAGAAGCTGGAGACCTTGTTGCACAGCATGGAGGTGGCCCAGAACGGGACGGTGAAGGAGGACGGGGCGGGCGGCTCCTCGGGGGGCTCTCCTGCGCGCTCCCTGACCCGAAGCTCCACCTACACCAAGCTGAGCGACCAGGCCCCCGGCGACCGCAACCCCGGAGACCTGCAGAGTGCGTCTACGGAAGAGGTGGGTGACAGCGGCTTCGCGGTGGCGGATGACACGCTGAGCCGGACGGAACTGTTGGAGGCGAGCAGCCTGCTCTCCTCCGGGGTGGACTGTGGCCCGGATGAAGCCTCTCTCCAGAGCTCCTTCACCTTGGGCTCCCGCCTCCCAACCAGCTCCACCTATGAGAAGCTGCTGGGGGGCAGCGGGGGCGGAGGGGTGGAGGCGGGTGTGCAGGCCAGCTGCATGCAAGAGCGGGCCATTCAGACGGACTTTGTGCATTACCAGCCCGACCTAGACACTATCCTGGAGAAAGTAATGAAGGCCCAGACCTGCGGGCTGGCCAGCCCCGGTCCTAGCCCTGCCTGGGCCCCCGGGCCGGACACGGAGGATGGAGGGGCTGGCGTAGAGATGCCCTCAGGCTTCCAGGGGCCCATGGACCTGATACCAGCGGACCCTAATTCGGCCGTGGTGGTGACGGTAGGAGAGGAGCCAGCGGCGGCCCCAGTGACCCACGGCCCTTCCCCGCACGTGCCCAGCCTGAACCCGTCAGTGAGCATCGCCTGCCCTGTGGATGAAGAGGCCGGCGAGGTCGCGGCGGAGCCCAAAAGCTATTGGAGCCGCCACTTCATTGTGGATCTGCTTGCGGTGGTGGTCCCGGCGGTGCCAACAGTGGCCTGGCTGTGCCGCTCCCAGCGGCGCCAAGGCCAGCCCATATACAATATAAGCTCCCTGCTTCGGGGATGCTGCACCGTGGCCTTGCACTCCATCCGCAAGATTAGCTGCCGATCTGTGGGCACTTCCGGGCCTGTAGGCACCGGGGGCAGCTCCCAGCTGTGA